Proteins from a genomic interval of Sulfurimonas sp. HSL3-2:
- the fliN gene encoding flagellar motor switch protein FliN, with amino-acid sequence MPHNDETEFDETKELSWMNYEGLLDMEVEFVADLGETELSIGDILKLEKGSVIDLKKPAGESVESYVNGRILGKGEVMVYEKNLAIRINEILNSSAVLYHLSKERL; translated from the coding sequence ATGCCGCATAACGATGAAACTGAATTCGATGAGACAAAAGAACTTTCATGGATGAACTATGAGGGTTTGCTGGATATGGAGGTCGAGTTCGTCGCTGATCTTGGTGAAACGGAGCTTAGTATCGGTGATATACTTAAACTTGAAAAAGGTTCTGTCATCGATTTGAAAAAACCTGCCGGAGAGAGTGTGGAGTCTTATGTAAACGGGCGTATCTTGGGAAAAGGTGAAGTCATGGTATATGAAAAGAACCTTGCTATCCGTATTAACGAGATCTTAAACTCCAGTGCCGTCTTATACCATCTGTCGAAGGAACGATTATGA
- the uvrA gene encoding excinuclease ABC subunit UvrA yields the protein MIKIFGARENNLKNISLEIPKNKLVVCTGLSGSGKSTLAFDTLYAEGQRRYIESLSSYARQFLDRIGKPDIDKIEGLTPAIAIDQKTTSKNPRSTVGTITEIYDYLRLLYARVGVQHCHKCGKKITHMSAEDIINEVLKLPENAKVVILAPLVNEKKGSFNEMIESLVQKGYVRAMIDGVMTRLDEEIELSKTKKHTIKVVIDRLVISEENKDRIAQDVEKALKQSYGEVEVDILNHEELGMKESTIHYSEHNACFDCKISFDELEPLSFSFNSPKGACPECDGLGVRYALDHDKIIDKDLTIETGAVKIVYGFNKGYYFTFLKGFCTENNINMTVPFSELEEYQKKAILHGGIDEVTFLWKGHPVKRVWPGIIKIAYDMFKDEKELADYMSEKVCNVCNSYRLKQESLAVKVSDQGIASILDMPINKSYEWFKSEENFSHLNAQGKMIAAPILNEIRERLYFLFDVGLGYITLGRDARTISGGEAQRIRIASQIGSGLTGVMYVLDEPSIGLHERDTLKLIRTLRSLQEKGNSVIVVEHDKETIEQADYIVDIGPGAGKFGGEVVFAGTFEELKKADTLTADYIVGRKKIEYFYRRPQENFIEIKNVTLNNINDLSAKIPLNNFTCITGVSGSGKSSLILQTLLPTAREILNHARKVKKVAGVEIEGLEHVDKVIYLDQSPIGRTPRSNPATYTGVMDEIRNLFAKTKEANIRGYSSSRFSFNVKGGRCEKCQGEGEIKIEMHFLPDIMVKCDSCKGTRYNAQTLEVHYKGKSISDVLNMSVSEALEFFDPIPKIKIKIQTLYDVGLGYITLGQNATTLSGGEAQRIKLSKELSRKDTGKTLYILDEPTTGLHFDDVNRLTKVLHNFVELGNSVLVIEHNLDMIKNADYIIDMGPEGGSGGGDIIAVGTPEEVARDHKKTGSYTGMYLKKELERK from the coding sequence ATGATAAAAATTTTTGGTGCACGTGAAAATAATTTAAAAAATATCTCTTTAGAGATACCGAAGAACAAACTGGTCGTCTGTACGGGGCTCAGCGGAAGCGGTAAATCTACACTGGCGTTTGATACACTTTATGCAGAGGGGCAGCGAAGATATATAGAGTCTTTATCCTCTTATGCAAGACAGTTCCTTGACCGTATAGGAAAACCGGATATCGACAAGATAGAGGGACTTACTCCGGCTATCGCCATAGACCAGAAGACGACCTCTAAAAATCCTCGTTCGACCGTCGGGACTATTACGGAGATCTATGACTACCTCCGTCTTCTATATGCTCGTGTAGGTGTGCAGCACTGTCACAAGTGTGGCAAAAAGATCACTCATATGAGTGCCGAGGATATTATAAACGAGGTCCTTAAACTTCCAGAAAATGCAAAAGTCGTGATTCTGGCTCCTTTAGTAAATGAGAAAAAAGGATCGTTTAACGAGATGATAGAGTCTCTTGTTCAAAAAGGCTACGTAAGAGCGATGATCGACGGAGTGATGACAAGACTGGATGAGGAGATAGAACTCTCAAAAACGAAAAAACATACCATTAAAGTAGTCATAGACCGTTTAGTCATCAGTGAAGAGAACAAAGACCGTATAGCTCAGGATGTCGAAAAAGCGTTAAAACAAAGCTATGGTGAAGTAGAGGTAGATATCTTAAACCATGAAGAGTTGGGGATGAAAGAGTCTACTATCCATTACAGCGAACACAATGCCTGTTTTGACTGTAAGATAAGTTTTGACGAACTTGAACCTCTCTCTTTTTCATTTAACTCACCAAAGGGAGCATGTCCTGAGTGTGACGGTCTAGGTGTGCGTTATGCATTGGACCATGACAAGATAATAGATAAAGACCTGACGATTGAAACGGGTGCGGTAAAGATAGTCTACGGTTTTAACAAGGGATACTATTTTACGTTCTTAAAAGGTTTTTGTACAGAGAACAACATCAATATGACAGTACCGTTCTCTGAGCTGGAAGAGTATCAGAAAAAAGCGATCCTTCACGGCGGCATAGATGAAGTCACATTTCTTTGGAAAGGGCATCCGGTCAAGCGCGTATGGCCGGGTATCATCAAGATAGCATACGATATGTTCAAAGATGAGAAAGAACTTGCTGATTATATGAGCGAGAAGGTGTGTAACGTCTGCAACTCATACCGTTTAAAACAGGAGAGTCTCGCAGTAAAAGTCTCGGATCAGGGTATCGCGTCAATACTTGATATGCCTATCAACAAAAGCTATGAGTGGTTTAAATCGGAGGAGAATTTCTCTCATCTAAATGCTCAGGGCAAGATGATAGCAGCACCGATACTAAATGAGATACGTGAGCGCCTTTACTTCTTGTTTGACGTTGGACTTGGTTACATCACTCTGGGTCGTGATGCAAGGACGATAAGCGGCGGTGAAGCACAGCGTATCCGTATCGCTTCGCAGATAGGAAGCGGACTGACAGGAGTCATGTATGTCCTTGACGAACCGAGCATCGGTCTTCATGAGCGCGATACGTTAAAGCTTATCCGTACGCTTCGTTCTCTTCAGGAGAAGGGCAACAGCGTTATAGTCGTCGAGCATGACAAAGAGACGATAGAACAGGCAGACTACATTGTCGATATCGGTCCTGGTGCCGGAAAATTCGGTGGAGAGGTCGTTTTTGCAGGGACATTCGAGGAACTGAAAAAAGCAGATACTCTAACGGCTGATTATATTGTCGGACGTAAGAAGATAGAGTATTTTTACAGACGCCCGCAAGAGAATTTTATTGAGATAAAGAACGTAACACTCAACAATATCAACGATCTGAGTGCGAAAATACCTCTTAATAACTTTACATGTATCACAGGAGTGAGCGGAAGCGGAAAAAGTTCGTTGATCCTTCAGACACTTCTGCCGACAGCAAGAGAGATACTTAACCACGCAAGAAAAGTCAAAAAAGTAGCAGGTGTCGAGATAGAGGGGCTGGAGCATGTCGACAAGGTGATCTATCTGGATCAAAGCCCGATAGGAAGAACACCTAGAAGTAACCCGGCGACATATACCGGAGTGATGGATGAGATACGTAATCTTTTTGCAAAGACAAAAGAGGCAAATATCCGTGGATACAGCTCATCACGTTTTAGTTTTAATGTTAAAGGCGGACGTTGTGAGAAGTGTCAGGGTGAGGGCGAGATAAAGATAGAGATGCACTTCCTGCCTGACATTATGGTCAAATGTGACTCATGTAAGGGGACTCGTTACAATGCTCAGACTTTAGAAGTGCATTATAAGGGTAAAAGTATCTCCGATGTCTTAAATATGAGCGTAAGCGAAGCGTTGGAGTTCTTTGATCCGATCCCGAAGATAAAGATAAAGATTCAGACACTTTATGACGTAGGTCTTGGTTACATCACTCTTGGACAAAATGCGACGACACTCTCAGGCGGTGAGGCGCAGCGTATAAAACTCTCTAAAGAGTTAAGTCGTAAAGATACGGGTAAGACACTTTATATCCTTGATGAACCGACTACGGGCCTTCACTTTGACGATGTAAACCGTCTGACAAAAGTGCTTCATAACTTTGTAGAGCTTGGAAACAGCGTTCTTGTCATCGAACATAACCTTGATATGATAAAAAATGCTGACTACATCATAGATATGGGACCAGAAGGCGGAAGCGGCGGCGGAGATATCATCGCTGTCGGAACTCCAGAAGAAGTAGCGCGTGATCATAAAAAAACCGGAAGTTATACAGGTATGTATCTTAAAAAAGAGTTGGAAAGAAAGTAA
- the atzF gene encoding allophanate hydrolase, whose translation MNISDLKKSYINKTLTPRELMAQIKKRIEQHSANPIWIHILSDDELEPYLQRLEACEPSSLPLYGIPFAIKDNIDLAGIPTTAGCLDYSYMPERSAFAVEALIKAGAIPVGKTTLDQFATGLVGTRSPFGACQNSIDPKYISGGSSSGSAVSVALEMAAFSLGTDTAGSGRVPAAFNNLVGLKPSKGVLSTSGVVPACRSLDCISIFAKSTEDAQKVFDVAASFDEGDPYSRKMPEMQKSVPSSFRFAVPRADQLKFFGDVEAEELFYKAVQRFEEMGGTAVETDFSPMLEAANLLYYGPWVAERYVAVKDMIENSPQSLIDVTRTIIESGKSKSAEDYFNAEYKLKAYRRKADIVMEDIDFALTPTTGTIYTIDEVNADPIQLNSNLGYYTNFMNLLDFSAYAVPAGFRKNGLPFGITLFAEAFEDRKLLQIGENYMQRGSDV comes from the coding sequence ATGAATATCTCTGATCTAAAAAAATCATATATAAATAAAACACTTACTCCAAGAGAGTTGATGGCACAGATAAAAAAGCGTATAGAACAACACAGCGCTAATCCTATCTGGATACATATACTAAGTGACGATGAACTTGAACCATACCTTCAAAGACTTGAAGCGTGCGAACCCTCTTCATTGCCTCTTTACGGGATCCCTTTTGCCATTAAGGACAATATCGACCTTGCTGGTATACCGACAACGGCAGGGTGTCTTGATTACAGTTATATGCCTGAAAGATCGGCTTTTGCCGTAGAGGCTCTCATAAAAGCGGGTGCTATTCCTGTAGGAAAGACGACTCTTGATCAGTTTGCGACGGGACTTGTAGGGACACGTTCTCCTTTTGGGGCTTGTCAAAACAGCATCGACCCTAAGTATATCTCCGGCGGTTCGAGTTCGGGAAGTGCGGTAAGCGTCGCTTTAGAGATGGCAGCATTCTCACTTGGAACGGACACTGCGGGATCAGGACGCGTACCGGCTGCTTTTAACAACCTTGTAGGGCTCAAACCCTCTAAAGGAGTGCTCAGTACATCGGGTGTAGTGCCTGCATGTAGAAGTCTAGACTGTATCTCAATCTTTGCAAAAAGCACTGAGGATGCTCAAAAGGTGTTTGACGTCGCGGCTTCTTTTGATGAAGGCGATCCATACAGCCGTAAGATGCCTGAGATGCAAAAAAGTGTGCCTTCAAGCTTTCGTTTTGCCGTTCCAAGAGCCGATCAGCTGAAATTTTTCGGTGACGTTGAAGCAGAGGAGCTTTTTTATAAAGCGGTTCAAAGATTTGAAGAGATGGGCGGAACCGCGGTCGAGACCGATTTTTCGCCTATGCTTGAAGCGGCAAACCTGCTTTACTACGGACCTTGGGTGGCTGAACGTTACGTAGCCGTAAAGGATATGATAGAAAACTCTCCCCAAAGTCTTATAGATGTCACTCGTACGATCATTGAGTCGGGAAAAAGTAAGAGTGCGGAGGATTACTTTAATGCAGAGTACAAGCTAAAAGCCTACAGACGTAAAGCGGATATCGTGATGGAAGACATCGATTTTGCATTGACTCCGACGACGGGGACTATCTATACGATAGATGAAGTAAACGCCGATCCGATACAGCTGAATTCTAACCTCGGATACTATACAAACTTTATGAATCTTCTGGACTTCTCGGCTTATGCGGTTCCTGCCGGTTTTAGAAAAAACGGTCTGCCGTTTGGTATTACACTGTTTGCAGAGGCTTTTGAAGATAGAAAACTGTTACAGATAGGGGAAAATTATATGCAAAGGGGCAGTGATGTCTAA
- a CDS encoding TIM barrel protein, translating to MKVENFKTMWGFTGDFETACKEVKEAGFEGIEGKVPQVSEEKARWKECLEKYDLAFIGEIVTGGDYVPSRHHTLQGHINDVEEAIKNSLELNPRFMTCIGGCDAWSQEQSIEFFKSSMELAKKYNIEISFETHRSRSLFTPWMTKSIVDAIPEIKLTLDMSHWCVVCERLMTTELDTMKAIAANVHHIHSRVGYAQGPQVPHPGAPEYKEALLSHQEIWEIVWDAQNVKGMQITTMTPEFGPDGYLHTLPFTNAPIADLWEINCWMAETEMRHFNTYAEKKGLL from the coding sequence ATGAAAGTAGAGAATTTTAAGACCATGTGGGGATTTACGGGAGACTTTGAAACTGCCTGTAAAGAGGTAAAAGAAGCAGGTTTTGAAGGGATCGAAGGAAAAGTGCCCCAAGTGTCGGAAGAGAAAGCACGTTGGAAAGAATGTCTAGAGAAGTATGATCTCGCTTTCATAGGCGAGATCGTGACGGGAGGCGACTATGTCCCCTCACGTCATCATACTTTGCAGGGGCATATCAACGATGTCGAAGAGGCTATAAAGAACTCTTTGGAACTAAACCCTCGTTTTATGACCTGCATAGGCGGATGTGATGCATGGAGCCAAGAGCAGAGCATAGAGTTTTTTAAAAGCTCTATGGAGCTGGCAAAAAAGTATAATATAGAGATCTCTTTTGAGACGCACCGCAGCCGATCTTTGTTTACTCCCTGGATGACAAAAAGTATAGTAGATGCGATCCCTGAGATCAAACTGACACTCGATATGAGCCACTGGTGCGTGGTCTGCGAACGTCTGATGACTACGGAACTCGATACTATGAAAGCTATCGCAGCAAACGTGCACCATATCCATTCCCGTGTGGGTTATGCACAGGGTCCTCAAGTGCCTCATCCCGGAGCACCTGAATACAAAGAGGCTTTACTTTCTCATCAAGAGATATGGGAGATCGTTTGGGATGCGCAAAATGTAAAAGGGATGCAGATCACAACGATGACACCGGAATTCGGACCTGACGGATATCTGCATACTCTCCCTTTTACGAATGCCCCGATCGCCGATCTATGGGAGATCAACTGCTGGATGGCAGAGACTGAGATGAGACATTTCAATACTTACGCTGAAAAAAAAGGACTATTATGA
- a CDS encoding chemotaxis protein CheX, with protein sequence MLSTITKAATNFCEHQIRKPYSLSDEMPKMRMFIASINILENNNTHKVYVAAPTELLQTLCEIFLFEDDCDEETLKDMLLEMTNMIVGSAKVIAQEENGAKKFDIRTPVFLDINDFNYPYDSEVNISIGDTNILVAIKENDAA encoded by the coding sequence ATGTTATCTACCATCACTAAAGCAGCTACAAACTTTTGTGAGCATCAAATAAGAAAACCTTATTCATTATCAGATGAGATGCCCAAAATGAGAATGTTTATTGCTTCTATAAACATATTGGAGAACAATAACACGCATAAAGTGTATGTTGCAGCGCCGACAGAACTGCTGCAGACACTGTGTGAAATTTTTCTTTTTGAAGATGATTGTGATGAAGAGACACTCAAAGATATGTTGTTAGAGATGACAAATATGATAGTAGGAAGTGCAAAAGTGATAGCTCAAGAAGAAAATGGAGCAAAGAAGTTTGATATAAGGACTCCGGTCTTTTTAGATATAAATGACTTTAACTATCCATATGATTCTGAAGTAAATATCAGTATAGGTGACACAAATATACTAGTAGCGATCAAGGAAAACGATGCCGCATAA
- a CDS encoding DMT family transporter: MRAHLPVFVLLGASVLWGLTWLPLKAINEMGIDGIGLIFLAYGMLALALTPLLLKQFSLWKGHKRIMLLIALFGGGANLAFTYALINGEVIRVMVLFYLLPVWGVAGGRFFLKEEIDRWRYLGVFLAISGAFLILGGFDVLDSPPSWIDLIALASGLFFAMNNLLFRAVQAVPVGSKIGSMFFGCFALAGMFLLAGIEQFPLGIGENAWLMLVMYALFWLLLANIGSQWGVTHMEAGRSSIIIILELITAVISATLIAGETMTYVEWTGGALIMMAAFIEAFRTKDDEIPLTTID, translated from the coding sequence ATGAGAGCGCATCTTCCTGTTTTTGTACTGCTTGGAGCCTCTGTACTGTGGGGTCTTACATGGCTGCCGCTTAAAGCTATAAACGAGATGGGTATTGACGGGATCGGACTTATCTTTTTAGCTTACGGTATGCTGGCTCTTGCATTGACTCCGCTGCTGCTTAAACAGTTCTCTTTATGGAAAGGGCATAAAAGGATAATGCTTTTGATCGCACTTTTTGGCGGCGGGGCGAACCTTGCTTTTACTTATGCTCTCATCAACGGTGAAGTGATCCGTGTGATGGTGCTTTTTTACCTGCTGCCTGTATGGGGAGTAGCGGGAGGACGCTTCTTTTTAAAAGAGGAGATAGACCGTTGGCGTTATCTGGGTGTTTTCTTGGCTATAAGCGGAGCTTTCTTGATTCTGGGTGGTTTTGACGTACTCGATTCTCCGCCGTCATGGATCGACCTTATCGCTTTGGCATCGGGTCTTTTCTTTGCTATGAACAACCTGCTTTTTCGTGCAGTTCAAGCCGTACCGGTCGGATCGAAAATAGGCAGTATGTTCTTTGGCTGTTTTGCTCTTGCGGGGATGTTCTTACTTGCAGGCATAGAACAGTTTCCTTTAGGCATCGGCGAAAATGCATGGCTTATGCTAGTGATGTATGCACTTTTCTGGCTGCTTTTAGCAAATATAGGCTCTCAGTGGGGAGTGACGCATATGGAAGCAGGGCGTTCATCGATCATTATTATCTTGGAACTTATCACTGCGGTTATCTCGGCGACATTGATCGCGGGTGAGACGATGACGTACGTCGAATGGACGGGCGGCGCGCTTATTATGATGGCGGCTTTTATCGAAGCGTTTCGTACAAAAGATGACGAAATACCTCTAACAACTATTGACTAA
- a CDS encoding sulfite exporter TauE/SafE family protein, with product MLELVFLGSFVGLLSGFFGIGGGTILVPLLLFHGFDMKTSIGISVVQMVFSSIYGSYLNLRKGTLDVKMVFIIGAGGFVGALFSGMIVANVDAIILQGIFLAFTVFALLRLFFKVKEHRSQKTVNPVILFIIGFLLGMFSVSIGVGGSVLLVPILVGFLHVKLKNATSAGLFFVVFSSISGFISQSLHGVIDFHSGLIIGIASLVGVYFGVMLKHSTSESLQKDLLVLFYIGVVGYLTYRTFFL from the coding sequence ATGCTTGAACTTGTTTTCCTTGGTAGTTTTGTCGGATTGCTATCAGGTTTCTTTGGTATCGGCGGCGGGACGATCTTAGTGCCGTTACTTTTGTTTCATGGATTTGATATGAAGACCTCTATCGGTATCTCAGTCGTTCAAATGGTTTTCAGTTCCATTTATGGAAGCTATTTAAACCTGAGAAAAGGTACTCTAGATGTAAAGATGGTCTTTATAATAGGTGCCGGAGGTTTTGTCGGTGCTCTTTTTAGTGGTATGATAGTTGCAAATGTAGATGCAATAATACTACAGGGTATCTTTTTGGCATTTACGGTCTTTGCACTTTTAAGGCTCTTCTTTAAAGTAAAAGAACATAGAAGTCAAAAAACGGTCAATCCGGTGATACTCTTTATAATAGGATTTCTTTTGGGAATGTTCAGCGTTTCCATAGGGGTCGGGGGATCAGTTTTACTTGTTCCGATATTAGTCGGATTCTTACATGTAAAGCTTAAAAATGCGACATCGGCGGGACTCTTTTTTGTAGTCTTTTCTTCGATATCGGGTTTTATTTCCCAAAGTCTGCACGGAGTCATAGACTTCCATAGCGGCTTGATCATAGGTATAGCATCACTGGTTGGTGTATATTTCGGTGTTATGCTGAAACACTCTACGAGCGAATCTTTGCAAAAAGACCTGCTTGTGCTATTTTACATAGGTGTTGTCGGCTATTTAACTTATAGAACATTTTTTTTATAG